The window TGCTAGTAGCTAAATGCACCTCAGAGAGCATTCAAGGATTGTACCAGTGAAAACAAAAAAGATTGAATTGAAAAAAGGGGTGTACATGCCGTCGTTTTTTAGTACAAGAGCACTGCATCAAGGAAAAGTTCAATTAAAGAATTACAAGACCTTGAGAAAAGAGGATTCCACTttatcaaaaaaatgaaaaagaagtactcTGCTACCTCATCAAGGAGAAGGTGAACAGAGCCACAAAAACTTGAAGAAAAGCAAAATGTTTACATGCATTAAAGAAACTTGACTATCCCAACATTGTGTCTGCCCTACTAAAAGGATCTTCGAAGCTTTCTCTCATACCCTCTTCAACACTTCTTCCAGTATTTACAATAAAAAGAGTACCCATAAGAtccaaattctttaaaaaaaacattAACTATCTTCACTGTTGGACTCCACTTCTACCAAAATACAGATGAACCAGGTTATCTAGATTTGGTACGAAGAGATAATACTTTATTGCAGTGATAGGAAGGCTAGATATACCAGCAGCATAACCATCCAAAACAAAATACCTTAATGGAAGAAGAATTGATAGCTCGAACGCAGACCTTCTAAATGGATTCTTcattttagggaaataaaccttGAAGACGATTATCAAAACACAGCAATATAAGATGATGAATATGGGCATAATGAAAGAGCATAGATACTTTTGGTACCAGTATCACACAATAGCTCGATAAGCATTGGCACGAGCAGCCAACTTATTCTACATGCCCGAGGATTACAAGTCCAACTGTTCCAGAAAAGGGGCAAATATGGTAATAAAGCCAGACTACCTCATAAACTAGTTCAGCTAGAACTCGGAACTAGAGAAAGCTTCAGCAAACGGAGTCACCAGACAATTGGACATGAAGAATGGACTGGGAAAacaactcaaaaagaaaaacgacAGTAGTCTAGACCAACAACATGCCGCCTCCAGCATATTATTAGAAAAAGGATCATCCTTCTAATTCACATGGATTGGCAAAAATCCTATAGCACATAACATATGATGGAGTTGGAACACTAACCTCTCTTACTGCCGTAACTTCTGCATGAGCTGTAGGGTCAGTATACTTCAAAACCATGTTGTGGCAGCTAACAACTACTTCATCATTGCGAACAACAACTGCACCAAATGGGCCTCCGTGTCCACATTCTACACCTTTGTAAGCTTCTTCGACTGCTTGTGTCAAGAATTTGTGGTCTCTATCCTGTACAGCTGGTGAAAATTCCGGAGGACAAAGAGAAATTTAACAtgtcattcttttccttttttttaaataattttaacattaCTCAAATAGACATTGCCGATACACTTTTTTCCCAAAAGATAGGCAAATATTAGATCATTCGCATTCTTCCTACTATAACTGGATCAATAGCTACAACAAGGCTTCGAAAAGTAATCATCAAGGGCAGTATATATATAAGCGAGAAACCAAATAAAGTAAATTCAAAGGGCCATCTAGTTACATGTATGTCCATTTGATTATAAGTCGATATACAAAGATAAAAAACAAGTAAAACATTTTACAGTGTGGAGATACTATTTAAGATACAGAAAGGCAGAGAGGATGAAAGAGACATCTGAACAAGCATATAATTTGAGTCAAGGTCATTTCACTGCATGTACGTAATGAAGCAACACTAAACAAACAATTTTTATAAGTTTTATGTTAGTTAAGTGTGTAAGAAACTGAGAGCAAAGACTAACATGAATAGAAGAATTTCAGATTACCTTCTTGATGACCAGCAAATGCAGAGGCTACTGAGATAGTTCCATCCTTCGCTTCAACAACTGAACAATGACGAAAGGAAGTAAGAAAAGCTATACAACTTGATGAACAAATTTGTAAAGCTGAAAATTCAAAAACATTCAGCACCGAAATAAGACTGCAGCAAGATAGGGGTCTAAAACTTTTCCACATTTAGATACAGAAAGACATATATAACAAGCACAGAAAAGTAATTGAACAAATAAAAAGGGTGGTTGCCAGGATCTCATTTAGTACTCCATTTCGTGATCAAAAACTGATCATGCTGCCATAGAGCTCATAATGCAACACACCTCAGTAAAGCAATATACATACACCATTGCTGGATAAAAGTAGGAAACAGCACAAAATAGTAGCAAAACAAGTTCAAATTACATATACCATGatcataattatttttatttaggaAGTCAAAACAGTATGAATTCTGTAAATTGTCAAGTCACAACCAAAACAAAAGGCATGGATTGCAATTCAACTGGCCACACTACAAAAAAGTGAAGTTTTATTCAGTCAACCCACAAACCCAATAACCAGATCATGCCCAGACACCaacaaatgaaagaaataacCAAACCCCACTAACAAAAACTCAATAACGATCCAAAATCTAGCCcaaaaaacagaagaaaatacaCAATGGGAAAATACAACGAGTCCCCACTCCCCAAATGATCAAGATTAAACCAAAACCCATGATCAGACTGAATTTTCAAGTCAAGAAAATTCCCAGAAAGATGTACATATCACTTACCATTTGCTTCTTCCATAATGAAATCGAACCTTAGATGCAAAGAAAAGAAATTTGGGCAAAATGGGTACTGATGAAAAAAGAGAAGATTGAGTTAGTTTGGGGGAAAAGGTAGAGGGAGAGaaatatatagatatagagatAGGAAATAAACGTGGAAAGTAGCAAAATCAAAAATGAACCACGTATTTTTTTCACATATAATATGACTCACTGCGTACGTAAGAAAAAAGAGACCTAGTGATTGGGTGAGGATAAAGCAAAGGTAAAAAGGGGTGGAAAATATAGAAAGACAAAATAGGATACCATGACTGGATTCTATGTACAACTAAAAAGCGGTGGATGTGACCAAAATTTTTCTGGACTTTTTCCAAAAGAATAGAAAATTACGTGGGGAAGatgctcttcttcttcttcttcatcgtcTCTCTTCAACTTTACTGTTCTCTTTTGGTTATTGTTTCTTAGCATGTTTCGCCAAATTTTTGGAAAAAAGGtgaaacacttttgagaaaaatacacttagaagtaattttttaaagtttggtcaaacactaattgctgctcagaagacAAACTACTTTGgtgccaaaagtacttttgaaaaaaacacttttaaaaaaaaaatacttctcggatttttgcagcttggccaaacgggctattacTCCCTCCATCCAATATTACTTGTCTACTTTTCCTTTTACACattccttaaaaaaaattaaagaagaaggaTATTTTTACTAATATATCATTTTAACTCCTTTTAATACACTATATTTACGGAGGTGGTCAATGTACTGTTTACAATTTCAAAAGGATTaattttaaggataaaatggaaaaaatttaattaattctaCCTTAATTTTGTAAATTGACAAATAATTTTGAACAAATATTTTTAGTAATAtggaatggagggagtattattttcttattctcttttcatttaatttaattttttcttacgTTCCAAGGTTCTTGAGTTTTGATTCAATAATAAGAACGTACCAAATAATGTGTGCATTAGACCACGTCACAAGGTCGAATCTGCAGATAAAAATCTAATATATAAATAGACAAGGATAAAGGGGCGAATTCTATCTACTATTATATTTCGGTTTAGAGTCATTAATCCTCGAGATTCTTcccttataaaaaaataatttttccatgcATTATTTTGGTTAGTTAGAGGACAAATGAAAAGGGAGAGAGAATCAAATCTGCACCTTTAGAATATAGGATGGATAAGCTCATCTAACTTTAGTCTAGTCCTTTTTCTGGAAatgtaaaatatataaaaagaaaaaaaagtgataAACTTCAATAAGAGTTCAAATTAAAAAGATTGACAATAATTAAATCAAGTAGTAAAACTCTATGAACAGAAAACACAAATCTTTTGGCTTGGATTAATGCGATTTCATTTTTTCCCTCCTTAAGCTCAAAATCCAACATATGCTGCTTTTTTGTTTGAGAAAAGAAGATACCCATTTTCTTATTATGCTCACTTTTAAAATAATCTCAAAATGTTCATTTGGTTTAACTGATTAAGTTGACAAGAAATTGTTAATTAACCTTGCTTTAGTTCAAAATAGAACGTTTTCACGTTTAAAATAAAGTTAGCAACTTTCTGGAAGGCTAACTACTTTCTTGTCGGATATTTCCTTTTTTCCCAAGCTAACcccctctatatatatatatatatatatatataacaatatttttatataacagtcattcacGGTAACAATCAAGTTTTCTTCGGAACCGATCTTTTAAGTTATACTTTTACGTCTCTATAACATATTTTTAACTAAAACATCAACATCCATATTTTAGCATAACACTCTTTATAAAATTTCTTCTTCATAACAACCATATAGAATTTTTAAGATtactaataataattctaaaaaaTTTACACAGTCTTTTCCATTGAGCAAAATTTTCATCTCATAacaagatttgaagatttgcacaTGATATTTTTTCCATTGGACAAATGGCAACAAATATTTCGATAAAAGAATCAACTATTAAACTCTTAGTTGCCTTCAAAGGAAAGCTATAGGCAATTCTTTTGCTGAACAATCtttgctaattcaattatatcGCTAGTAAGAAAATGAAATCTACGAACAAGATGCAACTGCAAAGTTCCGTTAATCTTGCaagaatttatttatttagtacCTATAGAATgtgtgttttagagtttaagTCTTTGTACGTTTAGTTATgaattttattaataatatattagctttttaaatatttaattagtgaaatatgcatatttttgagattttattttttatatgtaaCATTAAATGTCAAAAATAGTTAATTTTCGAATAGTTTTTGTATAACAGCTAAAAAAAATTGAATGTCAAATATTGGTAGGTGTATAACACCTATtcattataaaaacaaaaataaaaaatcggaACAAACGATGATGCAATAAAGAGATTTTGATTGTATTTGGTATGTGAATTGACATCTCTGTTACGGATAAAGATTTTTATCATTTCAGCACACACAACTTTtaacatttttttcttttattttttaggtCTAACTCAAGAAAATTTGGGAAGGATAGGGATAAAAAGAGTGTTATTCTTCAATATCTGTAAGTGATAACACTTACACCTATGAAAGTGGGGAAAGGACGATAAGACTAACCgtaaaatatcaagaaaatagaAGTTTAGTTGCTCGCTctattatcttttactagtaatAATTACTAGAATCAAAGAACTTCTAACAGAGTAAATGGGCAAGGAAGAAACGTGTCTATCATTACGTGATAACACTTACACCTATGAAGGGGGAAAAGACGATAAGACTAACCATAAAATATTAAGAGAAACTAGAGTTTTAGATAGAAGTTTAGTTACATCACCCATGTGCGTCTTTTAAAGGATTTTTTTGGTCTACCAATTACATTCCCTTCACTATACACCAATGGTGAAAATCGAAACTAATGCACCTAAGATTTACATTGAGATTTCATGAAACTGACTCAAAAGAGGTTATTGATACATTAAGTAGAGAGATTACAGTATATCCTTAATCAAGTTGAGGGATGTGAAGGTACAATGAGTGAGATATTCAAATAAGCGATCGACTAGCTAAATATGGAAGCAAGCAAAAGTTTCTACTCTTTTTTGTATTATCTAACTCTACCTACTTCTGTATTTTCATAAAAAAGACTAGATAGTAATCTCCTTCCttagaaagggaaagaaaatatcGTATTAAGATTGCTATTGCAAAAGACAACAATTGAGGCAGAACAATCAAAAGATTGCAATCGACAACAACCAAATATTGAAGATTTGGCATTCAAAATTTAATCCAAACAAAACTTCTACTGCGGAAAAGATCTCTACTAAAGTAATAGTAACATGTAACACTAACTAATAAGAACTCTCAAGTACTCTAAGCCTTCCATGAGATATCCCCATGGGAAGATAACTGAATTGCCCCAAAATCAAAGTCAAAATCAACAGTACCACAAGAAAAATACATAGGCCACCAAAAGAATCCCAAATTGAGATTTTTGTTTGCATAAGACTTATTTCTTCTTAGCATCACCAGCCTTGGTCTGCATCAAAGAAATAGCAACAAAACAATTGGTGAAAAACACGATGATACTGAAAAGAGAACAAAGACCTCTAAAACAGTAATGATGACACACCTTCTTTACACCGCGGACCTTCTTCGCCCTGTTCTTCCTTTCCTTCATTTGTTTCCTAGACTTCTCAACCTTAGTGTCAAGCCCATTCTGCAATACAAAAGCACTGAGTTAAAGATGAGAAACCAGGAGAAAAGGTGAGCAAGGACATCCACTAACAGGCAAGAGCAAAAAATTCTGCATTACAGCAATGCAATATAACTGAGACTGTAAAAATCAAATTCCACCTTTATTAGGGGAAAAAAGGGCAGAGCACTAGGGGGTAAGGGACCCCAATAGAACTGGATAAACACAATAAGACATCCGAGGATAAAAAAACTGTAGTAACCAAGTCTGCTTTCTTCCTATCCAATTTTCTACAAGTTGGTCACAACTTTTATGTAGTTCTCTTCAAATCATTGTCCATATTAACTTGCAGTAAAAATATCTGATTTGGTTCCACTAAATGAAGGATTTCAACAATATTTATTTCACATGGATCAAAAATTTGGTTCACTAAATGAAGGATCTCAACAATATTTAATTCACATGGATCCAACTCTATTACTTGAACTTCGAACCAGATACAGTAAATCACAATTATATACTGTAATTGAACACAGCAAAATAACAGTGTGATTTGATAGCCAGAAATTTAAAAAGTTCTGTTTTCCTACTTTGAGTAGGCAGAACCTGAAAGCTTCAGCGTACCTAAAGAAGAATATAGTGTATGGACAGCTCTAAAATGAATTTATGTGAACTGTAAATGAAACCAATCACCATGTGAAAATAGAAGTTAAAACGGTCATAGTACATGGGCAAGCTCAGTAGGCATCCTTAGATGTAGTGATGTACGCAGTCATAATTCTGTTCCGTTTCTTAAACTGGTCAAAGAGTTTATCCACTAGAAGAAAAAACATAAGAAAgagccaaaaaatatattttcatgttAGGAATTTATCAACAACATTAAAACATATATGAAAAACATAATGAGCAAAGAAAATCTCAAGCACTCAAAATGTAAAAGAATAACTTACCCTGATGAGTCTATATTTGGGCTCGTACTTCTTGGCATTTTCAACAGAATCATAAATCAAACCAAATCCTGTTGATTTTCCACCTCCGAAATGTGTGCGGAACTTGAAAACAAAAATAGCATTTGGGTCCTTCACCTCATACATCCTAGCCAACTTCTCCTTCAGCTCAGCCTTCACATAAGCAATAGGCATTAATCAGCCTCATCCCAAAAGTCCTCTCAAACCATGAACTATAAAAACACACAAGAAGCATCAACAAAATCAAATACTTACCTTTGATACATTGGCTCTTCCAGGATGAAGTACATCAATAATCTACAAAAGTAGAAATATTTTTTATCACTTTAAATCCAGAGAAAGCAGCAATACTAAGCACTACGACATTGCCTCAATCCAAAACTAGCTGGTTTGGCTATAAACCCTCACTATCCGTTCCTCTACAGCTGGACCCCTTCCATTCAGGGGCATATGTAGCATATACGTGACGGGTttaactgaacccataactttcaaCGCGTCGCATAAATATATGTGAAAAATCTACTAAAATTGCAACAAATAGTAGACTTGAACCatatctttaaaaataaaataatttcacTATAAATCTTAAAGGCTCATAGAGtttaaatcctagatccgcctctgcaTCCATTCTACTCCCTCTTCCGGGTTTATGTAATGGTGTTTCCTTTTTACTCTGTCGTCCAAAAAATGACGTCTCATTTAGAAATAATTAACTTTAAACATTTCATTTTGCCATTGAAGAGATTTTATAACCATACAAGTATCTATAGTTTTGCTAATTTAGACTGCGAGTTTCAAAAGTGTTTCTTTCTCAAACTATGAGCTCAGTCAACATCATCACATGAATTTGGATGGAGGGAGTAATAAATCAACAAGTTACTCTATATTTATTTACTGGCATATAAATCACGACCCAACGCAAGCATATCACATGACTAAGCCTTATTTCCCACTAGTTGGTATAGCCTGTATGGATATACTATTCTAACATTTGATGATTAACTCACTGATCCAACAGACAACACATGCAAGATTATATTTTTACTGGGTTTATACCTAACATCAGATCTAAAAGTATTCAGACTAAGCAACGAGAAATTAATAGATAAGCGGGAAAAAATATTGGAAAGGCTTACGAATTGCTTCCTGGCGAGAAGCCTGTTGGTCATGAACTTGCGGGTACGAATAGTGACTGCCTTGTCCGCCATGGTTAGCTAGCTCTGTCTCTTAGGGCAAAGAGTGAGGCAGT of the Nicotiana tabacum cultivar K326 chromosome 7, ASM71507v2, whole genome shotgun sequence genome contains:
- the LOC107776707 gene encoding small ribosomal subunit protein eS24z, producing the protein MADKAVTIRTRKFMTNRLLARKQFIIDVLHPGRANVSKAELKEKLARMYEVKDPNAIFVFKFRTHFGGGKSTGFGLIYDSVENAKKYEPKYRLIRNGLDTKVEKSRKQMKERKNRAKKVRGVKKTKAGDAKKK